The Phoenix dactylifera cultivar Barhee BC4 chromosome 9, palm_55x_up_171113_PBpolish2nd_filt_p, whole genome shotgun sequence genome window below encodes:
- the LOC103716278 gene encoding translation initiation factor IF-2 isoform X3: MMRMPRRNNSLEARSLISLITNAAPAPPPPRGKLSSNRFLSLHRGGNGRHPLPLYTAHSHSPTPPPARFSLQAPRSRLVGRKAERPSSSTPAAPPERLLLLLPSAPGSTTCNPPRPPPQPGSRKRNKRKARGIAAGQGNSCGFGMRGQKSRSGPGVRKGFEGGQMPLYRRIPKLRGIAGDVYTYQDFSENEIMGIRF, from the exons ATGATGCGCATGCCTCGTAGGAACAACAGTCTGGAGGCCCGATCTCTGATCTCTCTGATCACGAACGCAGCCCCAGCTCCGCCGCCACCACGGGGCAAGCTATCATCAAACCGGTTTCTTTCACTTCACCGGGGCGGAAATGGCcgccatcctctccctctctacaCCGCCCACTCCCACTCCCCGACTCCTCCGCCTGCCCGCTTCTCCCTTCAAG CACCCAGGTCTCGCCTCGTCGGAAGGAAAGCAGAGAGGCCCTCCTCCTCGACGCCTGCAGCTCCTCCCGAGCGCCTGCTCTTGCTCCTCCCGAGCGCTCCCGGCTCAACAACCTGCAACCCCCCGCGCCCCCCCCCCCAGCCCGGATCGAGGAAGAGGAACAAGCGGAAGGCGCGGGGAATCGCGGCCGGCCAGGGGAACAGCTGCGGGTTTGGTATGAGGGGCCAGAAGTCGAGGTCCGGGCCCGGCGTCCGTAAGGGCTTCGAGGGTGGACAGATGCCCCTCTACCGTCGAATCCCCAAGCTCCGTGGAATTGCTGGAG ATGTATACACATATCAAGatttttctgaaaatgaaattatGGGCATCAGGTTTTAA
- the LOC103716278 gene encoding formin-like protein 5 isoform X2, with product MMRMPRRNNSLEARSLISLITNAAPAPPPPRGKLSSNRFLSLHRGGNGRHPLPLYTAHSHSPTPPPARFSLQGNLRSLRPPSSSPFPFLSAPRSRLVGRKAERPSSSTPAAPPERLLLLLPSAPGSTTCNPPRPPPQPGSRKRNKRKARGIAAGQGNSCGFGMRGQKSRSGPGVRKGFEGGQMPLYRRIPKLRGIAGVFD from the exons ATGATGCGCATGCCTCGTAGGAACAACAGTCTGGAGGCCCGATCTCTGATCTCTCTGATCACGAACGCAGCCCCAGCTCCGCCGCCACCACGGGGCAAGCTATCATCAAACCGGTTTCTTTCACTTCACCGGGGCGGAAATGGCcgccatcctctccctctctacaCCGCCCACTCCCACTCCCCGACTCCTCCGCCTGCCCGCTTCTCCCTTCAAG GCAACTTAAGGAGTCTCAGACCCCCCAGCTCTTCGCCCTTCCCATTCCTATCAGCACCCAGGTCTCGCCTCGTCGGAAGGAAAGCAGAGAGGCCCTCCTCCTCGACGCCTGCAGCTCCTCCCGAGCGCCTGCTCTTGCTCCTCCCGAGCGCTCCCGGCTCAACAACCTGCAACCCCCCGCGCCCCCCCCCCCAGCCCGGATCGAGGAAGAGGAACAAGCGGAAGGCGCGGGGAATCGCGGCCGGCCAGGGGAACAGCTGCGGGTTTGGTATGAGGGGCCAGAAGTCGAGGTCCGGGCCCGGCGTCCGTAAGGGCTTCGAGGGTGGACAGATGCCCCTCTACCGTCGAATCCCCAAGCTCCGTGGAATTGCTGGAG TGTTTGACTAG
- the LOC103716278 gene encoding formin-like protein 5 isoform X1: MMRMPRRNNSLEARSLISLITNAAPAPPPPRGKLSSNRFLSLHRGGNGRHPLPLYTAHSHSPTPPPARFSLQGNLRSLRPPSSSPFPFLSAPRSRLVGRKAERPSSSTPAAPPERLLLLLPSAPGSTTCNPPRPPPQPGSRKRNKRKARGIAAGQGNSCGFGMRGQKSRSGPGVRKGFEGGQMPLYRRIPKLRGIAGDFGRWGFVC; encoded by the exons ATGATGCGCATGCCTCGTAGGAACAACAGTCTGGAGGCCCGATCTCTGATCTCTCTGATCACGAACGCAGCCCCAGCTCCGCCGCCACCACGGGGCAAGCTATCATCAAACCGGTTTCTTTCACTTCACCGGGGCGGAAATGGCcgccatcctctccctctctacaCCGCCCACTCCCACTCCCCGACTCCTCCGCCTGCCCGCTTCTCCCTTCAAG GCAACTTAAGGAGTCTCAGACCCCCCAGCTCTTCGCCCTTCCCATTCCTATCAGCACCCAGGTCTCGCCTCGTCGGAAGGAAAGCAGAGAGGCCCTCCTCCTCGACGCCTGCAGCTCCTCCCGAGCGCCTGCTCTTGCTCCTCCCGAGCGCTCCCGGCTCAACAACCTGCAACCCCCCGCGCCCCCCCCCCCAGCCCGGATCGAGGAAGAGGAACAAGCGGAAGGCGCGGGGAATCGCGGCCGGCCAGGGGAACAGCTGCGGGTTTGGTATGAGGGGCCAGAAGTCGAGGTCCGGGCCCGGCGTCCGTAAGGGCTTCGAGGGTGGACAGATGCCCCTCTACCGTCGAATCCCCAAGCTCCGTGGAATTGCTGGAG ATTTTGGGAGATGGGGTTTTGTCTGTTAA
- the LOC103716280 gene encoding LOW QUALITY PROTEIN: 3-ketoacyl-CoA synthase 6-like (The sequence of the model RefSeq protein was modified relative to this genomic sequence to represent the inferred CDS: inserted 1 base in 1 codon; deleted 2 bases in 2 codons), which translates to MPAAPLPEFSSSVKLKYVKLGYQYLVNNFLTFLLVPVMATVALELVRLGPDEILALWRSLQLDLVAILSSXFLIVFAAKVYLMSRPRPVFLVDYACFKPPSSCRVPFATFMEHTRLLNLDDPKSVQFQIRILERSGLGEETCLPPANHFIPPNPTMEASRAEAQLVIFSAIDDLITKTGLKPKDIDILIVNCSLFSPTPSLSAMIINKYKLRSNIRSFNLSGMGCSAGLISIDLARDLLQVHPNSNALVISTEIITPNFYSGNQRSMLLPNCLFRMGAAAILLSNRRREARRAKYRLVHVVRTHKGADDRAYQCVYEEEDAQGHSGISLSKDLMAIAGEALKSNITTIGPLVLPVSEQLLFFFTLVGRKLINPKWKPYIPDFKLAFEHFCIHAGGRAVIDELQKNLHLSPEHVEASRMTLHRFGNTSSSSLWYELNYIESKGRMRRGNRVWQIGFGSGFKCNSAVWKCIRTIKTPVDGPWADCIHRYPVDIPEVVKF; encoded by the exons ATGCCGGCGGCGCCGCTGCCTGAGTTCTCTAGCTCGGTCAAGCTCAAGTATGTCAAGCTGGGATACCAGTATCTTGTGAATAACTTCTTGACTTTCCTCCTGGTGCCGGTCATGGCCACGGTGGCGCTCGAGTTAGTCCGTCTCGGCCCCGACGAAATCCTCGCGCTGTGGCGATCCCTCCAGCTCGACCTCGTCGCGATACTCTCCT GGTTCTTGATAGTGTTCGCCGCCAAGGTCTACTTGATGTCGCGGCCCCGGCCGGTGTTCCTGGTGGACTACGCCTGCTTCAAGCCCCCCAGTTCCTGCCGCGTTCCCTTCGCCACCTTCATGGAGCACACCCGGCTCCTCAACTTAGACGACCCCAAGAGCGTCCAGTTCCAGATCCGGATCCTCGAGCGCTCCGGCCTCGGCGAGGAGACCTGCCTTCCCCCGGCCAACCACTTCATCCCCCCCAACCCCACCATGGAGGCCTCCCGCGCCGAGGCCCAGCTGGTCATCTTCTCCGCCATC GACGACCTCATCACGAAAACCGGCCTCAAGCCCAAAGACATCGACATCCTCATCGTCAACTGCAGCCTCTTCTCGCCGACGCCGTCGCTCTCTGCTATGATCATCAACAAGTACAAGCTCCGCAGCAACATCCGCAGCTTCAACCTCTCCGGCATGGGGTGCAGCGCGGGACTGATCTCCATCGACCTCGCCCGCGATCTTCTTCAGGTGCACCCGAACTCCAACGCCCTCGTCATCTCGACGGAGATCATCACGCCCAACTTCTACTCCGGCAACCAGCGGTCGATGCTCCTGCCCAACTGCCTCTTCCGCATGGGAGCCGCGGCGATCCTGCTCTCGAACCGCCGCCGCGAGGCACGGCGCGCCAAGTACCGGCTGGTCCACGTGGTGCGCACCCACAAGGGC GCCGACGACCGGGCCTACCAGTGCGTCTACGAGGAGGAGGACGCCCAGGGCCACTCGGGGATCTCGCTGTCCAAGGACCTCATGGCGATCGCCGGCGAGGCGCTCAAGTCCAACATCACCACCATCGGCCCGCTGGTGCTGCCGGTGTCCGAgcagctgctcttcttcttcaccctcGTCGGCCGGAAGCTCATCAACCCGAAATGGAAGCCCTACATCCCCGACTTCAAGCTGGCCTTCGAGCACTTCTGCATCCACGCCGGCGGCCGGGCGGTGATCGACGAGCTGCAGAAGAACCTCCATCTGTCTCCGGAGCACGTCGAGGCGTCGCGCATGACGCTGCACCGCTTCGGCAACACCTCCAGCAGCTCCCTCTGGTACGAGCTTAACTACATCGAGTCCAAAGGCCGGATGCGGCGCGGCAACCGGGTGTGGCAGATCGGCTTCGGCAGCGGCTTCAAGTGCAACAGCGCCGTCTGGAAGTGCATCCGCACCATCAAGACCCCCGTCGATGGCCCCTGGGCCGACTGCATCCACCGCTACCCGGTCGACATCCCGGAGGTCGTCAAGTTCTAA
- the LOC103716278 gene encoding 50S ribosomal protein L15, chloroplastic isoform X4, producing the protein MAAILSLSTPPTPTPRLLRLPASPFKGNLRSLRPPSSSPFPFLSAPRSRLVGRKAERPSSSTPAAPPERLLLLLPSAPGSTTCNPPRPPPQPGSRKRNKRKARGIAAGQGNSCGFGMRGQKSRSGPGVRKGFEGGQMPLYRRIPKLRGIAGDVYTYQDFSENEIMGIRF; encoded by the exons ATGGCcgccatcctctccctctctacaCCGCCCACTCCCACTCCCCGACTCCTCCGCCTGCCCGCTTCTCCCTTCAAGG GCAACTTAAGGAGTCTCAGACCCCCCAGCTCTTCGCCCTTCCCATTCCTATCAGCACCCAGGTCTCGCCTCGTCGGAAGGAAAGCAGAGAGGCCCTCCTCCTCGACGCCTGCAGCTCCTCCCGAGCGCCTGCTCTTGCTCCTCCCGAGCGCTCCCGGCTCAACAACCTGCAACCCCCCGCGCCCCCCCCCCCAGCCCGGATCGAGGAAGAGGAACAAGCGGAAGGCGCGGGGAATCGCGGCCGGCCAGGGGAACAGCTGCGGGTTTGGTATGAGGGGCCAGAAGTCGAGGTCCGGGCCCGGCGTCCGTAAGGGCTTCGAGGGTGGACAGATGCCCCTCTACCGTCGAATCCCCAAGCTCCGTGGAATTGCTGGAG ATGTATACACATATCAAGatttttctgaaaatgaaattatGGGCATCAGGTTTTAA
- the LOC103716279 gene encoding zinc finger protein CONSTANS-LIKE 16-like, which produces MEGPIPLALSRSRLFFLNITDLPRISHTDLSPRFARFWRGIIVVVKKPGIALDMPMSHHSDEQRSARALGAKTARACDSCLRRRARWYCAADDAFLCMACDASVHSANPLARRHHRLRLKISSSSSSPPPSSNSDDALPPWLHGFKRGARTPRIKPTMAGPPKLEPLVPDLEADEKLHAEEEYLLYRVPIFDPVLAEFCSPPAINDADTLADEAKPVVQLPEHAHVAAAAAADSLAGFHSTDLDLAEFVADVETLLGRGLDDGAFCIDGLGLMNSAEDDGKGRVKVELDIGAGSDVMACTIDMEINPSRKTLDLDFGFRSPAAGEELEEQKAAEEAAMASGGGCGVETVAAGRGMILKLDYEAVIAAWSCNGCSPWTDGERPQFNPDDCCPIFTGMMWSGGVGEGDAGEVGMMAGGGGREARVARYREKRRTRLFSKKIRYEVRKLNAEKRPRMKGRFVKRTAFSAAGPAASPFIDGGSGEQNACRGAVMQYW; this is translated from the exons ATGGAAGGCCCCATCCCCCTAGCCCTCTCGCGGTCCCGGctcttcttcctaaatataacggACCTCCCGCGTATTTCCCATACTGATCTGTCCCCTCGGTTCGCTCGCTTTTGGCGTGGCATAATTGTAGTAGTAAAAAAGCCTGGCATCGCGTTGGACATGCCCATGAGCCACCACTCCGACGAGCAGCGCTCCGCCCGCGCCCTCGGCGCGAAGACGGCGCGTGCCTGCGACAGCTGCCTCCGTCGCCGAGCCCGGTGGTACTGCGCTGCCGACGACGCCTTCCTCTGCATGGCCTGCGATGCATCCGTCCACTCCGCCAACCCCCTCGCCCGCCGCCACCACCGCCTCCGCCTCAagatctcttcctcctcctcttctcctcctccatccTCTAATTCCGACGATGCACTCCCGCCTTGGCTCCACGGCTTCAAACGCGGGGCCCGCACTCCCCGCATCAAGCCGACGATGGCTGGACCTCCGAAGTTAGAGCCACTTGTGCCGGACCTCGAGGCAGATGAGAAGCTGCACGCTGAGGAGGAGTACCTGCTCTACCGCGTGCCCATCTTCGACCCCGTCCTCGCCGAATTCTGCTCACCACCGGCAATCAATGACGCCGACACCCTCGCCGACGAGGCAAAGCCGGTGGTGCAGCTACCGGAGCATGCACATGTTGCTGCCGCAGCCGCTGCTGACAGTCTCGCTGGGTTCCACTCAACCGACCTGGACCTTGCGGAGTTTGTAGCCGATGTGGAGACGCTCCTCGGTCGAGGGCTCGATGATGGCGCGTTCTGCATCGATGGGCTGGGCCTGATGAATTCAGCAGAGGATGATGGCAAAGGGCGAGTGAAGGTGGAGCTGGACATCGGTGCGGGGAGCGACGTCATGGCCTGCACCATTGATATGGAGATTAATCCTTCTAGGAAGACGCTCGACCTTGACTTTGGCTTCCGGTCGCCAGCAGCAGGGGAGGAACTTGAAGAGCAGAAAGCTGCAGAAGAAGCAGCCATGGCATCAGGTGGTGGCTGCGGAGTGGAGACAGTAGCGGCAGGGAGGGGGATGATACTGAAGCTGGACTATGAGGCGGTCATCGCCGCCTGGTCTTGCAACGGCTGCTCGCCATGGACCGACGGGGAGCGCCCACAATTCAACCCGGACGATTGCTGCCCCATCTTCACG GGGATGATGTGGAGCGGCGGCGTTGGAGAAGGTGACGCGGGGGAGGTGGGGATGATGGCGGGGGGCGGAGGGAGGGAGGCGAGGGTGGCGAGGTACCGGGAGAAGCGGAGGACGAGGCTGTTCTCGAAGAAGATCCGGTACGAGGTGCGGAAGCTCAATGCGGAGAAGCGGCCACGGATGAAGGGCCGCTTCGTGAAGCGCACGGCGTTCTCCGCTGCGGGGCCTGCGGCATCTCCCTTCATTGATGGCGGTTCCGGGGAGCAAAACGCATGCCGAGGAGCGGTAATGCAGTACTGGTAG